One genomic region from Colletes latitarsis isolate SP2378_abdomen chromosome 10, iyColLati1, whole genome shotgun sequence encodes:
- the LOC143347265 gene encoding protein obstructor-E, translating to MTSKTIVRLVIACGVIAVANSLSTYQRFSGSGQSNQLDQSSSRREQTSQVSCPEKNGRFPVPSHCDAYIECIDGIPEEKFCPEGLLFNPEARFNYPCGYPIDVDCTGRPSRQPAQPTEDCPHQYGYFKIGDNQHCGQFMNCADGRGYVFDCPEGLAFNSESYRCDWPDQVPDCDAEAFLGFRCPEVRDTFLSSPEFYRSSTDCQHYYVCVNGRPRLQNCGEGNAFNDLIHACDAAENVTGCEPPEASILSQRSKPLF from the exons ATGACCTCAAAAACGATCGTTCGTCTGGTGATCGCCTGCGGCGTGATCGCGGTCGCAAACT CCTTGAGTACCTATCAACGTTTCTCTGGATCAGGTCAGAGCAATCAATTAGACCAGAGTTCCTCGAGGAGGGAGCAAACCTCGCAGGTATCTTGTCCAGAGAAAAATGGACGGTTCCCAGTTCCTAGCCATTGCGACGCCTACATAGAATGCATCGACGGAATCCCTGAGGAGAAGTTCTGCCCCGAAGGTCTACTGTTCAATCCAGAAGCCAGGTTCAACTATCCTTGCGGCTATCCCATAGACGTTGACTGCACTGGCAGGCCATCTCGTC AGCCAGCACAACCAACAGAAGACTGTCCCCATCAGTATGGCTACTTCAAGATCGGGGATAACCAACATTGCGGTCAGTTCATGAACTGCGCCGACGGAAGGGGTTACGTGTTCGACTGTCCAGAAGGGTTGGCTTTCAATTCTGAAAGTTACCGTTGCGATTGGCCAGATCAAGTTCCCGACTGCGACGCAGAAG CTTTCCTCGGCTTCCGGTGCCCGGAAGTGAGGGACACGTTCTTGAGCAGCCCCGAATTCTATCGCAGCTCGACCGATTGCCAGCATTATTACGTTTGCGTGAACGGCCGACCACGATTGCAAAATTGCGGCGAAGGAAACGCGTTCAACGATCTGATCCACGCATGCGACGCCGCAGAAAATGTCACTGGATG CGAACCACCGGAAGCGTCCATCTTGAGTCAACGATCGAAGCCGCTGTTTTAA